In Candidatus Tanganyikabacteria bacterium, a single window of DNA contains:
- a CDS encoding AbrB/MazE/SpoVT family DNA-binding domain-containing protein translates to MKYRGRVKVTGKRQITLPAEICRDLGIVRGDELE, encoded by the coding sequence GTGAAGTACCGGGGCCGGGTCAAAGTCACGGGCAAGCGGCAGATCACGCTGCCGGCCGAGATATGCCGCGACCTGGGCATCGTCCGGGGCGACGAGCTGGAGAT